A portion of the Maniola hyperantus chromosome 24, iAphHyp1.2, whole genome shotgun sequence genome contains these proteins:
- the LOC117993496 gene encoding lateral signaling target protein 2 homolog isoform X2, whose amino-acid sequence MRLLYKTGPMESLRKWFYKPRRDDRSLLAQFFFADDALNMIAAELDSFDGRKDPERCSTLVNQLRHAQDRVLNITSQIMDQVLGDERVARGFRVKFPEDVLQDNLAGQLWFGAECLAAGSSIMNREEESAAMRPLAKALTRSLETVRSLLREQCLRPRGLALQDHDDMLHESLRIFDRLFAEFELCYVSAMVNVKTPHEFEAQQLICVLFSESLRRALRQNLLTQEQVDSYDPALMFAVPRLAIVSGLLIYSSGPLSIDKMPEEMSDMFRPFRTLLHKIRSLLWTLDRRELLALERFLCTNEDVSNLAGFEIPPGDDSTQDSCYPDIGEFVSKFYADHAHCRDLYTTQSSSEPTITDGDYLPDNIEVMTPIIDGLKRLSEDVDESERESELDDRHTDTASTDTFQTNESKDFDRTRKISRPENDLSSLRNLSTNGLMMFDPLVINAVSASTSSTEPRQIPDQELVTSLNEQVTEIVDRLSSIVNEVDTIHDMNKSHSFSTNDVPTLIANDSSEEFGFTGPRNEQLSCLPSTSHGYLIPNAISQEPVVLASLSHNNSAVFNQDEDSDFNRGLLNSDVQLMIPSIDADIANMDMTIASVNLSQLLITKEELKENCDNIEIDDTRFPNVDLNKEERVKFMLGYESDHDSPADSGVSTENTSLDRSPDTEQNKNIKENHFMQQNRVLKSPVDEIDEKETKNTLESSFSDVRENVVNINYVEEHTQKNEAGSSHIDSLNMNIDSLNEATSINSGSVQNWGSADAQEEFRTIEDVITELRRHRESDKKISSLVEDNNRSNEPNCSSSNSRRKTKKTSMKSKKKKKLWSPVGHVILDNRTTQSQNSPLRLNLDHFVDESGTSCDSAECADDEQIALALQAQELAARQQARGKFKSSEDLIHRLFVCIAGVADQLQTNFAADLRNILKAVFQMNQTCELPETKEEETIVYQPSEDQVIQTGSSFDSVYSAEEVYADSNSDSTASESNPRLTRRNTVNATTIAEQAPADTRRKSVDNSGNLQASVSTGDLTYTREERSEPASVERAPEWVPDIAAPACMRCSAHFTAFRRRHHCRNCGKVFCASCSSNSIPLPRYGQMKPVRVCEECFQTIAQSCRRQTSHYR is encoded by the exons AGGGACGACCGTTCTTTGCTCGCGCAGTTCTTCTTCGCGGACGACGCGCTGAACATGATAGCGGCGGAGTTGGACTCGTTCGACGGCCGGAAAGACCCCGAGAGGTGTTCCACGCTCGTCAACCAACTACGGCACGCGCAG GACAGAGTGCTGAACATCACGAGTCAGATAATGGACCAAGTTCTTGGGGACGAGAGGGTGGCGAGAGGGTTCCGCGTCAAGTTTCCCGAAGACGTTCTTCAGGACAACTTGGCTGGGCAGCTGTGGTTCGGTGCAGAG TGCCTAGCAGCGGGATCCTCAATCATGAACCGGGAAGAAGAATCCGCCGCCATGCGTCCCCTAGCAAAGGCACTCACACGAAGTCTAGAAACGGTTCGATCTCTACTCCGCGAACAATGCTTGCGACCGCGCGGTCTTGCGCTGCAAGACCACGATGACATGTTGCATGAGAGCCTGAGAATATTTGATAG actGTTCGCGGAATTCGAGCTGTGCTACGTGAGCGCAATGGTAAATGTGAAGACTCCGCACGAGTTCGAGGCGCAGCAGCTCATCTGCGTTTTGTTTTCCGAGAGTCTGCGGAGGGCGTTGAGACAGAACCTTCTTACTCAGGAACAG GTGGACTCGTACGACCCGGCGCTAATGTTCGCGGTGCCTCGCCTGGCCATTGTGAGCGGCCTACTTATCTACTCTAGCGGCCCGCTGAGCATCGACAAAATGCCGG aAGAGATGTCGGACATGTTCCGTCCGTTCCGCACCCTGCTGCACAAGATCAGGTCTCTGCTGTGGACACTAGACAGACGAGAGCTGCTGGCTTTGGAACGGTTCCTGTGCACCAATGAAGACGTTTCCAATCTGGCCGGATTTGAAATACCACCTG GGGACGATTCGACACAGGACTCCTGCTATCCTGACATAGGCGAGTTTGTTTCCAAGTTCTACGCGGACCACGCCCACTGCCGGGATCTGTACACAACACAAAG TTCGAGTGAACCGACAATAACAGACGGTGACTATCTCCCCGACAACATTGAAGTTATGACGCCAATCATTGACGGACTCAAACGTCTTAGCGAAGACGTTGATGAATCTGAGAGAGAATCCGAACTAGAcgacagacacacagatacGGCCAGCACGGACACATTCCAAACCAACGAAAGCAAAGACTTCGATAGAACAAGAAAGATTAGTAGACCGGAAAACGACCTATCTTCTCTAAGAAACCTCTCAACCAACGGTCTAATGATGTTTGATCCATTAGTGATTAACGCAGTTTCAGCATCCACATCTAGTACGGAACCTAGACAAATACCAGATCAGGAATTGGTTACATCACTAAACGAACAAGTCACAGAAATAGTAGATCGCTTATCCTCAATCGTTAACGAAGTAGACACCATACATGATATGAATAAAAGCCATTCGTTTTCAACCAATGACGTACCGACTTTAATAGCCAATGATAGCTCAGAAGAATTCGGTTTCACCGGGCCAAGAAACGAGCAGTTAAGTTGTTTACCGTCTACAAGTCATGGTTATTTGATACCGAACGCGATAAGTCAAGAACCTGTTGTCTTAGCGTCCCTGTCACATAATAATTCAGCAGTTTTTAACCAAGACGAAGATAGTGATTTCAATCGTGGGTTATTAAACTCAGATGTCCAATTGATGATACCTAGTATTGATGCTGATATTGCTAATATGGATATGACGATTGCTAGCGTGAATTTGAGTCAACTTCTAATAACTAAAGAGGAATTGAAAGAAAATTGTGACAATATCGAAATAGACGATACGAGATTTCCAAATGTGGATCTAAATAAGGAAGAAAGGGTTAAATTCATGCTTGGTTATGAAAGTGATCACGATTCGCCAGCGGACTCAGGTGTTAGCACTGAAAATACTAGTTTAGACAGATCGCCTGATACAGAACAGAACAAAAATATCAAAGAGAACCATTTCATGCAACAGAACAGGGTCTTAAAAAGTCCAGTAGACGAAATAGACGAGAAAGAGACGAAAAATACTCTAGAAAGTTCCTTTTCAGATGTAAGGGAGAatgttgtaaatataaattacgTCGAGGAACACACTCAGAAAAACGAAGCAGGGTCATCTCATATTGATAGCTTGAACATGAACATAGATAGTTTGAACGAAGCTACATCTATTAACAGTGGTTCCGTACAAAATTGGGGTTCCGCAGACGCTCAAGAAGAGTTCAGGACTATAGAAGACGTTATCACCGAACTGAGAAGGCATAGGGAATCGGATAAAAAAATTAGTTCGTTAGTAGAAGACAATAACAGATCGAACGAGCCTAATTGCTCAAGTAGTAACTCTAGGAGGAAAACGAAAAAAACTAGTATGAAaagtaaaaagaagaaaaaattgtggtcgCCCGTTGGTCACGTGATATTGGACAATCGGACGACGCAAAGCCAGAATAGCCCGTTAAGATTGAACTTGGACCATTTCGTCGATGAAAG TGGTACGTCGTGCGACAGCGCAGAGTGCGCGGACGACGAACAAATAGCGTTGGCGTTACAGGCGCAAGAGTTGGCGGCACGACAACAGGCGAGAGGGAAATTCAA GTCAAGTGAGGATCTCATACACCGGCTATTCGTATGCATAGCGGGGGTGGCTGACCAGTTGCAGACCAACTTTGCGGCTGATCTAAGAAATATTCTGAAGGCTGTATTCCAAATGAACCAGACCTGTGAGCTGCCAGAGACTAAGGAAGAGGAGACCATAGTGTACCAGCCGAGTGAAGACCAGGTTATACAGACTG GCAGCTCATTTGACAGCGTATATTCAGCCGAAGAAGTGTACGCGGATAGTAATTCAGATTCCACCGCGTcagaatcgaacccgcgactgACGCGTCGCAACACCGTAAACGCGACAACTATCGCCGAGCAAGCGCCGGCCGACACGAGAAGAAAGTCGGTTGACAACAGTGGAAACCTGCAAGCTTCCGTGTCTACTGGAGATCTCACATATAC TAGAGAGGAGCGTTCGGAACCCGCAAGTGTGGAAAGGGCGCCGGAGTGGGTTCCGGATATCGCTGCACCGGCGTGTATGCGCTGTTCCGCTCACTTCACTGCCTTCAGGCGGAGACACCACTGCAGGAACTGCG gCAAAGTGTTCTGCGCATCCTGCAGTTCAAACTCAATACCCCTACCACGATACGGACAAATGAAACCCGTGCGAGTTTGTGAAGAGTGCTTCCAGACTATCGCGCAGAGCTGTCGCCGGCAGACGTCGCACTATCGGTGA
- the LOC117993496 gene encoding lateral signaling target protein 2 homolog isoform X1 translates to MDQVLGDERVARGFRIKFPEDVLQDNLAGQLWFGAECLAAGSSIMNREEESAAMRPLAKALTRSLETVRSLLREQCLRPRGLALQDHDDMLHESLRIFDRLFAEFELCYVSAMVNVKTPHEFEAQQLICVLFSESLRRALRQNLLTQEQVDSYDPALMFAVPRLAIVSGLLIYSSGPLSIDKMPEEMSDMFRPFRTLLHKIRSLLWTLDRRELLALERFLCTNEDVSNLAGFEIPPGDDSTQDSCYPDIGEFVSKFYADHAHCRDLYTTQSSSEPTITDGDYLPDNIEVMTPIIDGLKRLSEDVDESERESELDDRHTDTASTDTFQTNESKDFDRTRKISRPENDLSSLRNLSTNGLMMFDPLVINAVSASTSSTEPRQIPDQELVTSLNEQVTEIVDRLSSIVNEVDTIHDMNKSHSFSTNDVPTLIANDSSEEFGFTGPRNEQLSCLPSTSHGYLIPNAISQEPVVLASLSHNNSAVFNQDEDSDFNRGLLNSDVQLMIPSIDADIANMDMTIASVNLSQLLITKEELKENCDNIEIDDTRFPNVDLNKEERVKFMLGYESDHDSPADSGVSTENTSLDRSPDTEQNKNIKENHFMQQNRVLKSPVDEIDEKETKNTLESSFSDVRENVVNINYVEEHTQKNEAGSSHIDSLNMNIDSLNEATSINSGSVQNWGSADAQEEFRTIEDVITELRRHRESDKKISSLVEDNNRSNEPNCSSSNSRRKTKKTSMKSKKKKKLWSPVGHVILDNRTTQSQNSPLRLNLDHFVDESGTSCDSAECADDEQIALALQAQELAARQQARGKFKSSEDLIHRLFVCIAGVADQLQTNFAADLRNILKAVFQMNQTCELPETKEEETIVYQPSEDQVIQTGSSFDSVYSAEEVYADSNSDSTASESNPRLTRRNTVNATTIAEQAPADTRRKSVDNSGNLQASVSTGDLTYTREERSEPASVERAPEWVPDIAAPACMRCSAHFTAFRRRHHCRNCGKVFCASCSSNSIPLPRYGQMKPVRVCEECFQTIAQSCRRQTSHYR, encoded by the exons ATGGACCAAGTTCTAGGGGACGAGAGGGTGGcgagagggttccgtatcaaGTTTCCCGAAGACGTTCTTCAGGACAACTTGGCTGGGCAGCTGTGGTTCGGTGCAGAG TGCCTAGCAGCGGGATCCTCAATCATGAACCGGGAAGAAGAATCCGCCGCCATGCGTCCCCTAGCAAAGGCACTCACACGAAGTCTAGAAACGGTTCGATCTCTACTCCGCGAACAATGCTTGCGACCGCGCGGTCTTGCGCTGCAAGACCACGATGACATGTTGCATGAGAGCCTGAGAATATTTGATAG actGTTCGCGGAATTCGAGCTGTGCTACGTGAGCGCAATGGTAAATGTGAAGACTCCGCACGAGTTCGAGGCGCAGCAGCTCATCTGCGTTTTGTTTTCCGAGAGTCTGCGGAGGGCGTTGAGACAGAACCTTCTTACTCAGGAACAG GTGGACTCGTACGACCCGGCGCTAATGTTCGCGGTGCCTCGCCTGGCCATTGTGAGCGGCCTACTTATCTACTCTAGCGGCCCGCTGAGCATCGACAAAATGCCGG aAGAGATGTCGGACATGTTCCGTCCGTTCCGCACCCTGCTGCACAAGATCAGGTCTCTGCTGTGGACACTAGACAGACGAGAGCTGCTGGCTTTGGAACGGTTCCTGTGCACCAATGAAGACGTTTCCAATCTGGCCGGATTTGAAATACCACCTG GGGACGATTCGACACAGGACTCCTGCTATCCTGACATAGGCGAGTTTGTTTCCAAGTTCTACGCGGACCACGCCCACTGCCGGGATCTGTACACAACACAAAG TTCGAGTGAACCGACAATAACAGACGGTGACTATCTCCCCGACAACATTGAAGTTATGACGCCAATCATTGACGGACTCAAACGTCTTAGCGAAGACGTTGATGAATCTGAGAGAGAATCCGAACTAGAcgacagacacacagatacGGCCAGCACGGACACATTCCAAACCAACGAAAGCAAAGACTTCGATAGAACAAGAAAGATTAGTAGACCGGAAAACGACCTATCTTCTCTAAGAAACCTCTCAACCAACGGTCTAATGATGTTTGATCCATTAGTGATTAACGCAGTTTCAGCATCCACATCTAGTACGGAACCTAGACAAATACCAGATCAGGAATTGGTTACATCACTAAACGAACAAGTCACAGAAATAGTAGATCGCTTATCCTCAATCGTTAACGAAGTAGACACCATACATGATATGAATAAAAGCCATTCGTTTTCAACCAATGACGTACCGACTTTAATAGCCAATGATAGCTCAGAAGAATTCGGTTTCACCGGGCCAAGAAACGAGCAGTTAAGTTGTTTACCGTCTACAAGTCATGGTTATTTGATACCGAACGCGATAAGTCAAGAACCTGTTGTCTTAGCGTCCCTGTCACATAATAATTCAGCAGTTTTTAACCAAGACGAAGATAGTGATTTCAATCGTGGGTTATTAAACTCAGATGTCCAATTGATGATACCTAGTATTGATGCTGATATTGCTAATATGGATATGACGATTGCTAGCGTGAATTTGAGTCAACTTCTAATAACTAAAGAGGAATTGAAAGAAAATTGTGACAATATCGAAATAGACGATACGAGATTTCCAAATGTGGATCTAAATAAGGAAGAAAGGGTTAAATTCATGCTTGGTTATGAAAGTGATCACGATTCGCCAGCGGACTCAGGTGTTAGCACTGAAAATACTAGTTTAGACAGATCGCCTGATACAGAACAGAACAAAAATATCAAAGAGAACCATTTCATGCAACAGAACAGGGTCTTAAAAAGTCCAGTAGACGAAATAGACGAGAAAGAGACGAAAAATACTCTAGAAAGTTCCTTTTCAGATGTAAGGGAGAatgttgtaaatataaattacgTCGAGGAACACACTCAGAAAAACGAAGCAGGGTCATCTCATATTGATAGCTTGAACATGAACATAGATAGTTTGAACGAAGCTACATCTATTAACAGTGGTTCCGTACAAAATTGGGGTTCCGCAGACGCTCAAGAAGAGTTCAGGACTATAGAAGACGTTATCACCGAACTGAGAAGGCATAGGGAATCGGATAAAAAAATTAGTTCGTTAGTAGAAGACAATAACAGATCGAACGAGCCTAATTGCTCAAGTAGTAACTCTAGGAGGAAAACGAAAAAAACTAGTATGAAaagtaaaaagaagaaaaaattgtggtcgCCCGTTGGTCACGTGATATTGGACAATCGGACGACGCAAAGCCAGAATAGCCCGTTAAGATTGAACTTGGACCATTTCGTCGATGAAAG TGGTACGTCGTGCGACAGCGCAGAGTGCGCGGACGACGAACAAATAGCGTTGGCGTTACAGGCGCAAGAGTTGGCGGCACGACAACAGGCGAGAGGGAAATTCAA GTCAAGTGAGGATCTCATACACCGGCTATTCGTATGCATAGCGGGGGTGGCTGACCAGTTGCAGACCAACTTTGCGGCTGATCTAAGAAATATTCTGAAGGCTGTATTCCAAATGAACCAGACCTGTGAGCTGCCAGAGACTAAGGAAGAGGAGACCATAGTGTACCAGCCGAGTGAAGACCAGGTTATACAGACTG GCAGCTCATTTGACAGCGTATATTCAGCCGAAGAAGTGTACGCGGATAGTAATTCAGATTCCACCGCGTcagaatcgaacccgcgactgACGCGTCGCAACACCGTAAACGCGACAACTATCGCCGAGCAAGCGCCGGCCGACACGAGAAGAAAGTCGGTTGACAACAGTGGAAACCTGCAAGCTTCCGTGTCTACTGGAGATCTCACATATAC TAGAGAGGAGCGTTCGGAACCCGCAAGTGTGGAAAGGGCGCCGGAGTGGGTTCCGGATATCGCTGCACCGGCGTGTATGCGCTGTTCCGCTCACTTCACTGCCTTCAGGCGGAGACACCACTGCAGGAACTGCG gCAAAGTGTTCTGCGCATCCTGCAGTTCAAACTCAATACCCCTACCACGATACGGACAAATGAAACCCGTGCGAGTTTGTGAAGAGTGCTTCCAGACTATCGCGCAGAGCTGTCGCCGGCAGACGTCGCACTATCGGTGA